A genomic window from Streptomyces mirabilis includes:
- a CDS encoding LCP family protein, whose translation MLKAAGISLAGVLVLSVAGAGWVYWHLNQNIKSVDINSALGDDRPAKAVSTPSAAVSASAAPLPSGAVNILVLGSDSRSGKANAALGGGDSSGARSDTAMVVHIDEGRTEATVVSIPRDTLVTRPSCPTSSGGATSVAYSAMFNSAYSVGGPVCAVKTVESLTDVRMDHYIEIDFSGFAKLVDALGGVTVTTDQNIDDDKSHLHLKAGTHHLGGTQTLALARTRHGIGDGSDLGRIGLQQKLVKALLEQMASTSLLTDPTKLYKVADAVTGSLTTDTGLDSLGELMKLGQSLKSLSSDKVKTITMPVVTAPSNPNRVVADEPEASDLWASLK comes from the coding sequence CTGCTGAAAGCCGCCGGCATTTCGCTCGCCGGCGTCCTCGTGCTCTCCGTGGCGGGGGCGGGCTGGGTCTACTGGCATCTGAACCAGAACATCAAGAGCGTGGACATCAACAGCGCGCTGGGCGACGACCGTCCGGCGAAGGCGGTGTCGACGCCGTCGGCGGCCGTGTCCGCCTCGGCCGCGCCGCTGCCGAGCGGCGCCGTGAACATCCTGGTCCTCGGCTCCGACTCGCGCAGCGGGAAGGCGAACGCCGCGCTCGGGGGCGGTGACAGCTCGGGCGCCCGTTCCGACACGGCGATGGTCGTCCACATCGACGAGGGCCGCACCGAGGCGACGGTGGTGAGCATCCCCCGGGACACCCTGGTGACCCGCCCGTCGTGCCCGACCTCGTCCGGCGGGGCGACCTCGGTGGCGTACAGCGCGATGTTCAACAGCGCGTACTCGGTGGGCGGTCCGGTCTGTGCGGTGAAGACCGTCGAGTCCCTCACCGACGTCCGCATGGACCACTACATCGAGATCGACTTCTCCGGGTTCGCGAAACTGGTGGACGCGCTCGGCGGCGTCACGGTGACGACGGACCAGAACATCGACGACGACAAGAGCCATCTGCACCTGAAGGCGGGCACGCACCACCTGGGCGGCACCCAGACCCTGGCGCTGGCCCGCACCCGGCACGGCATAGGTGACGGCAGCGACCTCGGGCGCATAGGCCTCCAGCAGAAGCTGGTGAAGGCACTCCTGGAACAGATGGCGTCGACGTCCCTGCTGACCGACCCCACCAAGCTCTACAAGGTCGCCGACGCCGTCACCGGCAGTCTGACGACGGACACCGGGCTCGACTCGCTGGGCGAACTGATGAAGCTCGGCCAGAGTCTGAAGTCCCTCTCCTCCGACAAGGTCAAGACGATCACCATGCCGGTGGTGACGGCTCCGTCGAACCCCAACCGGGTGGTGGCCGACGAGCCGGAGGCGAGCGACCTGTGGGCCTCGCTCAAGTGA
- a CDS encoding endo-1,4-beta-xylanase, with the protein MRTSRTSRTSLRARLTALLTGGAVVGALLAVATTAHAADTPLRDLAAAKGKVIGTAVTGSKLTGTYGDIAGAQFNSLTPGNAMKWETVEPTRGTYNWAEADQIVAFAQAHNQQVRGHTLVWHSQNPSWLTNGTWTSAQLSALLQDHISTEVTRYKGKLAAWDVVNEPFNEDGTYRSTLWYNGLGSDYIAQALSWAHAADPSAKLYINDYNVEGVNAKSTALYNLVKSLKARGVPIDGVGLQAHLILGQVPSTLQQNIQRFADLGVDVAVTELDIRMQLPSDSAKLTQQAADYKAVFDACVAVSRCYGVTVWGFTDSDSWIPDVFSGYGAATPYDENYVPKPAYHAIAGSLGGTTTPPPAGVCTAAYSIQSQWNSGFTGQVRIACSGAALSSWKVSWTYGAGQRITQAWNADCTQSGVAVTCANASYNGTVPNGGSATFGFNASWSGSNPVPTVTLG; encoded by the coding sequence ATGAGAACCTCCCGAACCTCCCGAACTTCCTTACGTGCGCGCCTCACGGCGCTCCTCACCGGCGGCGCGGTGGTGGGCGCCCTGCTCGCGGTCGCAACGACCGCTCACGCGGCCGACACCCCGCTGCGCGACCTCGCCGCCGCCAAGGGCAAGGTCATCGGCACCGCCGTCACCGGGTCCAAGCTGACGGGGACGTACGGCGACATCGCCGGGGCCCAGTTCAACTCGCTCACTCCTGGCAACGCCATGAAGTGGGAGACCGTCGAACCCACCCGGGGCACCTACAACTGGGCCGAGGCCGACCAGATCGTGGCCTTCGCGCAGGCCCACAACCAGCAGGTGCGCGGCCACACACTGGTCTGGCACAGCCAGAACCCGAGCTGGCTGACGAACGGCACCTGGACGTCGGCCCAGCTCAGCGCCCTCCTCCAGGACCACATCAGCACCGAGGTCACCCGCTACAAGGGCAAGCTGGCCGCCTGGGACGTGGTGAACGAGCCCTTCAACGAGGACGGCACCTACCGCTCGACCCTCTGGTACAACGGCCTCGGCTCCGACTACATCGCGCAGGCCCTGAGCTGGGCGCACGCGGCCGACCCGAGCGCCAAGCTCTACATCAACGACTACAACGTCGAGGGCGTCAACGCCAAGAGCACCGCCCTCTACAACCTGGTCAAGTCGCTGAAGGCGCGCGGCGTCCCGATCGACGGGGTCGGTCTCCAGGCCCACCTCATCCTCGGCCAGGTGCCGTCCACGCTCCAGCAGAACATCCAGCGCTTCGCCGACCTCGGCGTCGACGTGGCGGTCACGGAGCTGGACATCCGTATGCAACTCCCCTCCGACAGCGCGAAGCTGACGCAGCAGGCCGCCGACTACAAGGCCGTGTTCGACGCGTGCGTGGCGGTGTCCCGGTGCTACGGCGTCACCGTCTGGGGCTTCACCGACTCCGACTCCTGGATCCCGGACGTCTTCTCCGGCTACGGTGCGGCGACCCCGTACGACGAGAACTACGTACCGAAACCGGCGTACCACGCGATCGCGGGCTCACTGGGCGGGACCACGACACCACCGCCCGCGGGTGTCTGCACGGCGGCGTACAGCATCCAGAGCCAGTGGAACTCGGGGTTCACGGGACAGGTGAGGATCGCCTGTTCGGGGGCCGCGCTGTCGTCGTGGAAGGTGAGCTGGACGTACGGCGCGGGCCAGCGGATCACCCAGGCCTGGAACGCCGACTGCACCCAGTCCGGTGTGGCGGTGACGTGCGCGAACGCCTCCTACAACGGAACGGTACCGAACGGCGGATCAGCGACGTTCGGGTTCAACGCGTCATGGAGCGGGAGCAATCCGGTGCCCACGGTGACGCTGGGCTGA